A genome region from Taeniopygia guttata chromosome 18, bTaeGut7.mat, whole genome shotgun sequence includes the following:
- the FDXR gene encoding NADPH:adrenodoxin oxidoreductase, mitochondrial isoform X3: MCRGGGLLPRCISIPLLPALLRSSFPDSAPALPDMSLEDGDPLRPRGQQLSAVPRLMEMRDPSLRTPGGSGTDAMAAVGDKDVTPGGASQREWQPEEALMAELAELVKEVVKSSSWWERHGVDISILACSILLLPAGFLCLRSAQAVPFLAGVLTLGVVHHTLTVKGSHLASHNALTESKSWGKVWAVFFIELCSAFTVEQATYNHVKLHHGYTNVIGLGDSSTWKLPFLNRYVYMFIAPLAVPILTPLVALDLLRNVEWKAALRTLCCMFLGFYCHYWLLLHVSGFQSPWSALLCMLLTRSLLAHPYIHVNIFQHIGLPMFAADRKPKRIHLMSLGVLNLPRNPLLDWSFGHSLISCHVEHHLFPSLSDNMCLKHHGGALVDIYEKLPVPFGLVRFGVAPDHPEVKNVIHSFTQTARSERCAYYGNVTVGRDVTVPELQRAYHAVVLSYGAEDNRVLGIPGENLPGVYSARAFVGWYNGLPENQDLKPDLSCETALILGHGNVALDIARILLSPLQLLRKTDITDSSLAALACSKVKRVWLVGRRGPLQVAFTIKELREMINLPGTRAVLDPADFTGLESAVKDAPRPRKRLTELMIKTALEKPAEGSGDSARAVPTGDVEELECGLVLSSIGYRSLPLDPAVPFDSRRGVIPNSSGRVQGVPGLYCSGWVKRGPTGVIITTMNDSFDTAQSVLEDLQGGVLDVSLSREGFGLVESILHSRGVRPVSFSDWEKIDAAEVARGKAAGKPREKIVDPAEMLQIIGH; the protein is encoded by the exons ATGTGCCGCGGAGGCGGATTATTGCCCCGGTGCATCAGCATTCCCCTCCTCCCGGCGCTGCTCCGCTCCTCCTTCCCCGATTCGGCTCCGGCGCTGCC GGACATGTCGCTGGAGGATGGGGACCCGCTGAGGCCGAGGGGACAGCAGCTCAGCGCTGTCCCCCGGCTCATGGAGATGCGGGACCCCTCGCTCCGGACACCCGGTGGCAGCGGGACAGACGCGATGGCAGCAGTGGGTGACAAGGACGTGACCCCCGGAGGAGCCTCACAGCGAGAGTGGCAGCCCGAGGAAGCCCTGATGGCCGAGCTGGCGGAGCTGGTGAAGGAGGTGgtgaagagcagcagctggtgggagCGGCACGGCGTGGACATCAGCATCCTTGCCTgcagcatcctcctgctcccagcag GGTTCCTGTGCCTGCGGTCAGCCCAGGCCGTCCCTTTCCTGGCGGGTGTCCTCACCCTTGGCGTGGTGCATCACACCCTGACTGTCAAGGGCAGCCACCTGGCCAGCCACAATGCCTTGACCGAGTCCAAGTCCTGGGGCAAAGTGTGGGCTGTGTTCTTCATTGAG ctctgctcagctttCACAGTCGAGCAGGCCACCTACAACCATGTGAAGCTCCACCACGGCTACACCAACGTCATTGGCCTGGGGGACTCCAGCACGTGGAAACTTCCTTTCCTGAACCGCTACGTTTACATGTTCATCGCTCCTCTCGCAGTGCCCATCCTCACCCCTCTGGTTGCACTTG ATTTATTGAGGAACGTGGAGTGGAAGGCAGCTCTCCGGACCCTCTGCTGTATGTTTCTGGGCTTTTACTGCCACTACTGGCTCCTGCTCCACGTCTCGGGCTTCCAGTCGCCGTGGTCCGCCCTGCTCTGCATGCTGCTCACCCGCTCCCTCCTGGCCCATCCCTACATCCATGTCAACATATTCCAG cacaTTGGCCTCCCCATGTTCGCCGCCGACCGCAAACCCAAACGGATCCACCTCATGAGCCTGGGAGTCCTCAACCTGCCCCGAAACCCCCTCCTGGACTGGTCCTTCGGCCACTCACTCATCAGCTGCCACGTGGAGCATCACCTCTTCCCCAGCCTCTCTGACAACATGTGCCTGAAG CACCATGGTGGAGCCCTGGTGGACATCTATGAGAAGCTGCCCGTTCCCTTTGGGCTTGTGCGTTTTGGAGTGGCCCCAGACCACCCTGAGGTGAAG AACGTGATCCACAGCTTCACGCAGACGGCGCGCTCGGAGCGCTGCGCCTACTACGGGAACGTCACCGTGGGACGGGACGTGACGGTGCCGGAGCTGCAGCGGGCGTACCACGCCGTGGTGCTG AGTTATGGTGCTGAAGACAACCGGGTCCTGGGGATCCCAGGGGAGAACCTCCCTGGTGTTTACTCAGCCCGAGCCTTCGTGGGCTGGTACAACGGGCTGCCTGAGAACCAGGAT CTAAAGCCTGACCTGAGCTGTGAGACAGCGCTGATTCTGGGTCATGGCAACGTGGCACTGGACATTGCCCGcatcctgctgtccccactgcagctcctcagg AAGACAGACATCACTGACAGCTCCCTGGCAGCTCTTGCCTGCAGCAAGGTGAAGCGTGTCTGGCTGGTTGGGAGGAGGGGACCTCTCCAAGTAGCTTTCACCATCAAG GAGCTGCGGGAGATGATAAACCTGCCTGGTACCAGAGCTGTCCTGGACCCTGCCGACTTCACAGGCCTGGAAAGTGCTGTCAAAG ATGCTCCCAGGCCCAGGAAGCGACTGACTGAGCTGATGATCAAAACAGCGCTGGAGAAGCCAGCAgag GGCTCAGGTGACTCTGCCAGAGCCGTTCCCACTGGAGATGTGGAGGAGCTGGAGTGTGGGCTTGTGCTCAGCAGCATTGGCTACCGGAGCCTGCCGCTGGACCCGGCGGTGCCCTTCGACAGCCGGCGCGGGGTCATCCCCAACAGCTCGGGCAGAGTGCAGGGAGTCCCAG GTTTGTACTGCAGCGGGTGGGTGAAGAGAGGACCCACAGGCGTGATCATCACCACCATGAACGACAGCTTTGACACTgcccagtctgtgctggagGATCTCCAGGGGGGTGTGCTGGATGTCTCCCTCTCCAGAGAAGGTTTTGGGCTGGTGGAGAGCATCCTGCACAGCCGAG GGGTCCGTCCTGTTTCCTTTTCGGACTGGGAGAAGATTGATGCTGCTGAAGTGGCGAGAGGCAAAGCTGCTGGCAAACCCCGGGAGAAGATCGTGGATCCCGCGGAGATGCTGCAAATCATCGGTCACTGA
- the FDXR gene encoding NADPH:adrenodoxin oxidoreductase, mitochondrial isoform X1 — translation MCRGGGLLPRCISIPLLPALLRSSFPDSAPALPDMSLEDGDPLRPRGQQLSAVPRLMEMRDPSLRTPGGSGTDAMAAVGDKDVTPGGASQREWQPEEALMAELAELVKEVVKSSSWWERHGVDISILACSILLLPAGFLCLRSAQAVPFLAGVLTLGVVHHTLTVKGSHLASHNALTESKSWGKVWAVFFIELCSAFTVEQATYNHVKLHHGYTNVIGLGDSSTWKLPFLNRYVYMFIAPLAVPILTPLVALDLLRNVEWKAALRTLCCMFLGFYCHYWLLLHVSGFQSPWSALLCMLLTRSLLAHPYIHVNIFQHIGLPMFAADRKPKRIHLMSLGVLNLPRNPLLDWSFGHSLISCHVEHHLFPSLSDNMCLKHHGGALVDIYEKLPVPFGLVRFGVAPDHPEVKNVIHSFTQTARSERCAYYGNVTVGRDVTVPELQRAYHAVVLSYGAEDNRVLGIPGENLPGVYSARAFVGWYNGLPENQDLKPDLSCETALILGHGNVALDIARILLSPLQLLRKTDITDSSLAALACSKVKRVWLVGRRGPLQVAFTIKELREMINLPGTRAVLDPADFTGLESAVKDAPRPRKRLTELMIKTALEKPAEVQAAAAAGAAAAGAAAAGAAAPREWGLKFQRSPQEVLPSADGRRPRGVRMALTRLEGSGDSARAVPTGDVEELECGLVLSSIGYRSLPLDPAVPFDSRRGVIPNSSGRVQGVPGLYCSGWVKRGPTGVIITTMNDSFDTAQSVLEDLQGGVLDVSLSREGFGLVESILHSRGVRPVSFSDWEKIDAAEVARGKAAGKPREKIVDPAEMLQIIGH, via the exons ATGTGCCGCGGAGGCGGATTATTGCCCCGGTGCATCAGCATTCCCCTCCTCCCGGCGCTGCTCCGCTCCTCCTTCCCCGATTCGGCTCCGGCGCTGCC GGACATGTCGCTGGAGGATGGGGACCCGCTGAGGCCGAGGGGACAGCAGCTCAGCGCTGTCCCCCGGCTCATGGAGATGCGGGACCCCTCGCTCCGGACACCCGGTGGCAGCGGGACAGACGCGATGGCAGCAGTGGGTGACAAGGACGTGACCCCCGGAGGAGCCTCACAGCGAGAGTGGCAGCCCGAGGAAGCCCTGATGGCCGAGCTGGCGGAGCTGGTGAAGGAGGTGgtgaagagcagcagctggtgggagCGGCACGGCGTGGACATCAGCATCCTTGCCTgcagcatcctcctgctcccagcag GGTTCCTGTGCCTGCGGTCAGCCCAGGCCGTCCCTTTCCTGGCGGGTGTCCTCACCCTTGGCGTGGTGCATCACACCCTGACTGTCAAGGGCAGCCACCTGGCCAGCCACAATGCCTTGACCGAGTCCAAGTCCTGGGGCAAAGTGTGGGCTGTGTTCTTCATTGAG ctctgctcagctttCACAGTCGAGCAGGCCACCTACAACCATGTGAAGCTCCACCACGGCTACACCAACGTCATTGGCCTGGGGGACTCCAGCACGTGGAAACTTCCTTTCCTGAACCGCTACGTTTACATGTTCATCGCTCCTCTCGCAGTGCCCATCCTCACCCCTCTGGTTGCACTTG ATTTATTGAGGAACGTGGAGTGGAAGGCAGCTCTCCGGACCCTCTGCTGTATGTTTCTGGGCTTTTACTGCCACTACTGGCTCCTGCTCCACGTCTCGGGCTTCCAGTCGCCGTGGTCCGCCCTGCTCTGCATGCTGCTCACCCGCTCCCTCCTGGCCCATCCCTACATCCATGTCAACATATTCCAG cacaTTGGCCTCCCCATGTTCGCCGCCGACCGCAAACCCAAACGGATCCACCTCATGAGCCTGGGAGTCCTCAACCTGCCCCGAAACCCCCTCCTGGACTGGTCCTTCGGCCACTCACTCATCAGCTGCCACGTGGAGCATCACCTCTTCCCCAGCCTCTCTGACAACATGTGCCTGAAG CACCATGGTGGAGCCCTGGTGGACATCTATGAGAAGCTGCCCGTTCCCTTTGGGCTTGTGCGTTTTGGAGTGGCCCCAGACCACCCTGAGGTGAAG AACGTGATCCACAGCTTCACGCAGACGGCGCGCTCGGAGCGCTGCGCCTACTACGGGAACGTCACCGTGGGACGGGACGTGACGGTGCCGGAGCTGCAGCGGGCGTACCACGCCGTGGTGCTG AGTTATGGTGCTGAAGACAACCGGGTCCTGGGGATCCCAGGGGAGAACCTCCCTGGTGTTTACTCAGCCCGAGCCTTCGTGGGCTGGTACAACGGGCTGCCTGAGAACCAGGAT CTAAAGCCTGACCTGAGCTGTGAGACAGCGCTGATTCTGGGTCATGGCAACGTGGCACTGGACATTGCCCGcatcctgctgtccccactgcagctcctcagg AAGACAGACATCACTGACAGCTCCCTGGCAGCTCTTGCCTGCAGCAAGGTGAAGCGTGTCTGGCTGGTTGGGAGGAGGGGACCTCTCCAAGTAGCTTTCACCATCAAG GAGCTGCGGGAGATGATAAACCTGCCTGGTACCAGAGCTGTCCTGGACCCTGCCGACTTCACAGGCCTGGAAAGTGCTGTCAAAG ATGCTCCCAGGCCCAGGAAGCGACTGACTGAGCTGATGATCAAAACAGCGCTGGAGAAGCCAGCAgaggtgcaggcagcagcagcagcaggggcagcagcagcaggggcagcagcagcaggggcagcagccCCCCGGGAGTGGGGGCTGAAGTTCCAGCGCAGCCCCCAGGAAGTGCTGCCCAGTGCTGACGGGAGGAGGCCGAGGGGCGTTCGCATGGCCCTGACCCGCCTGGAG GGCTCAGGTGACTCTGCCAGAGCCGTTCCCACTGGAGATGTGGAGGAGCTGGAGTGTGGGCTTGTGCTCAGCAGCATTGGCTACCGGAGCCTGCCGCTGGACCCGGCGGTGCCCTTCGACAGCCGGCGCGGGGTCATCCCCAACAGCTCGGGCAGAGTGCAGGGAGTCCCAG GTTTGTACTGCAGCGGGTGGGTGAAGAGAGGACCCACAGGCGTGATCATCACCACCATGAACGACAGCTTTGACACTgcccagtctgtgctggagGATCTCCAGGGGGGTGTGCTGGATGTCTCCCTCTCCAGAGAAGGTTTTGGGCTGGTGGAGAGCATCCTGCACAGCCGAG GGGTCCGTCCTGTTTCCTTTTCGGACTGGGAGAAGATTGATGCTGCTGAAGTGGCGAGAGGCAAAGCTGCTGGCAAACCCCGGGAGAAGATCGTGGATCCCGCGGAGATGCTGCAAATCATCGGTCACTGA
- the FDXR gene encoding NADPH:adrenodoxin oxidoreductase, mitochondrial isoform X6 has product MCRGGGLLPRCISIPLLPALLRSSFPDSAPALPDMSLEDGDPLRPRGQQLSAVPRLMEMRDPSLRTPGGSGTDAMAAVGDKDVTPGGASQREWQPEEALMAELAELVKEVVKSSSWWERHGVDISILACSILLLPAGFLCLRSAQAVPFLAGVLTLGVVHHTLTVKGSHLASHNALTESKSWGKVWAVFFIELCSAFTVEQATYNHVKLHHGYTNVIGLGDSSTWKLPFLNRYVYMFIAPLAVPILTPLVALDLLRNVEWKAALRTLCCMFLGFYCHYWLLLHVSGFQSPWSALLCMLLTRSLLAHPYIHVNIFQHIGLPMFAADRKPKRIHLMSLGVLNLPRNPLLDWSFGHSLISCHVEHHLFPSLSDNMCLKIKPLVSQYLKQKKLPYNEDTYSSRLWLFLQRYEELMVHAPPITELVGIQ; this is encoded by the exons ATGTGCCGCGGAGGCGGATTATTGCCCCGGTGCATCAGCATTCCCCTCCTCCCGGCGCTGCTCCGCTCCTCCTTCCCCGATTCGGCTCCGGCGCTGCC GGACATGTCGCTGGAGGATGGGGACCCGCTGAGGCCGAGGGGACAGCAGCTCAGCGCTGTCCCCCGGCTCATGGAGATGCGGGACCCCTCGCTCCGGACACCCGGTGGCAGCGGGACAGACGCGATGGCAGCAGTGGGTGACAAGGACGTGACCCCCGGAGGAGCCTCACAGCGAGAGTGGCAGCCCGAGGAAGCCCTGATGGCCGAGCTGGCGGAGCTGGTGAAGGAGGTGgtgaagagcagcagctggtgggagCGGCACGGCGTGGACATCAGCATCCTTGCCTgcagcatcctcctgctcccagcag GGTTCCTGTGCCTGCGGTCAGCCCAGGCCGTCCCTTTCCTGGCGGGTGTCCTCACCCTTGGCGTGGTGCATCACACCCTGACTGTCAAGGGCAGCCACCTGGCCAGCCACAATGCCTTGACCGAGTCCAAGTCCTGGGGCAAAGTGTGGGCTGTGTTCTTCATTGAG ctctgctcagctttCACAGTCGAGCAGGCCACCTACAACCATGTGAAGCTCCACCACGGCTACACCAACGTCATTGGCCTGGGGGACTCCAGCACGTGGAAACTTCCTTTCCTGAACCGCTACGTTTACATGTTCATCGCTCCTCTCGCAGTGCCCATCCTCACCCCTCTGGTTGCACTTG ATTTATTGAGGAACGTGGAGTGGAAGGCAGCTCTCCGGACCCTCTGCTGTATGTTTCTGGGCTTTTACTGCCACTACTGGCTCCTGCTCCACGTCTCGGGCTTCCAGTCGCCGTGGTCCGCCCTGCTCTGCATGCTGCTCACCCGCTCCCTCCTGGCCCATCCCTACATCCATGTCAACATATTCCAG cacaTTGGCCTCCCCATGTTCGCCGCCGACCGCAAACCCAAACGGATCCACCTCATGAGCCTGGGAGTCCTCAACCTGCCCCGAAACCCCCTCCTGGACTGGTCCTTCGGCCACTCACTCATCAGCTGCCACGTGGAGCATCACCTCTTCCCCAGCCTCTCTGACAACATGTGCCTGAAG ATCAAACCCCTCGTCTCCCAGTACCTGAAGCAGAAGAAGCTGCCCTACAACGAGGACACCTacagctccaggctctggctcttCCTGCAGAGATACGAGGAGCTGATGGTCCATGCTCCCCCCATAACGGAGCTGGTTGGCATCCAGTGA
- the FDXR gene encoding NADPH:adrenodoxin oxidoreductase, mitochondrial isoform X2, which translates to MSLEDGDPLRPRGQQLSAVPRLMEMRDPSLRTPGGSGTDAMAAVGDKDVTPGGASQREWQPEEALMAELAELVKEVVKSSSWWERHGVDISILACSILLLPAGFLCLRSAQAVPFLAGVLTLGVVHHTLTVKGSHLASHNALTESKSWGKVWAVFFIELCSAFTVEQATYNHVKLHHGYTNVIGLGDSSTWKLPFLNRYVYMFIAPLAVPILTPLVALDLLRNVEWKAALRTLCCMFLGFYCHYWLLLHVSGFQSPWSALLCMLLTRSLLAHPYIHVNIFQHIGLPMFAADRKPKRIHLMSLGVLNLPRNPLLDWSFGHSLISCHVEHHLFPSLSDNMCLKHHGGALVDIYEKLPVPFGLVRFGVAPDHPEVKNVIHSFTQTARSERCAYYGNVTVGRDVTVPELQRAYHAVVLSYGAEDNRVLGIPGENLPGVYSARAFVGWYNGLPENQDLKPDLSCETALILGHGNVALDIARILLSPLQLLRKTDITDSSLAALACSKVKRVWLVGRRGPLQVAFTIKELREMINLPGTRAVLDPADFTGLESAVKDAPRPRKRLTELMIKTALEKPAEVQAAAAAGAAAAGAAAAGAAAPREWGLKFQRSPQEVLPSADGRRPRGVRMALTRLEGSGDSARAVPTGDVEELECGLVLSSIGYRSLPLDPAVPFDSRRGVIPNSSGRVQGVPGLYCSGWVKRGPTGVIITTMNDSFDTAQSVLEDLQGGVLDVSLSREGFGLVESILHSRGVRPVSFSDWEKIDAAEVARGKAAGKPREKIVDPAEMLQIIGH; encoded by the exons ATGTCGCTGGAGGATGGGGACCCGCTGAGGCCGAGGGGACAGCAGCTCAGCGCTGTCCCCCGGCTCATGGAGATGCGGGACCCCTCGCTCCGGACACCCGGTGGCAGCGGGACAGACGCGATGGCAGCAGTGGGTGACAAGGACGTGACCCCCGGAGGAGCCTCACAGCGAGAGTGGCAGCCCGAGGAAGCCCTGATGGCCGAGCTGGCGGAGCTGGTGAAGGAGGTGgtgaagagcagcagctggtgggagCGGCACGGCGTGGACATCAGCATCCTTGCCTgcagcatcctcctgctcccagcag GGTTCCTGTGCCTGCGGTCAGCCCAGGCCGTCCCTTTCCTGGCGGGTGTCCTCACCCTTGGCGTGGTGCATCACACCCTGACTGTCAAGGGCAGCCACCTGGCCAGCCACAATGCCTTGACCGAGTCCAAGTCCTGGGGCAAAGTGTGGGCTGTGTTCTTCATTGAG ctctgctcagctttCACAGTCGAGCAGGCCACCTACAACCATGTGAAGCTCCACCACGGCTACACCAACGTCATTGGCCTGGGGGACTCCAGCACGTGGAAACTTCCTTTCCTGAACCGCTACGTTTACATGTTCATCGCTCCTCTCGCAGTGCCCATCCTCACCCCTCTGGTTGCACTTG ATTTATTGAGGAACGTGGAGTGGAAGGCAGCTCTCCGGACCCTCTGCTGTATGTTTCTGGGCTTTTACTGCCACTACTGGCTCCTGCTCCACGTCTCGGGCTTCCAGTCGCCGTGGTCCGCCCTGCTCTGCATGCTGCTCACCCGCTCCCTCCTGGCCCATCCCTACATCCATGTCAACATATTCCAG cacaTTGGCCTCCCCATGTTCGCCGCCGACCGCAAACCCAAACGGATCCACCTCATGAGCCTGGGAGTCCTCAACCTGCCCCGAAACCCCCTCCTGGACTGGTCCTTCGGCCACTCACTCATCAGCTGCCACGTGGAGCATCACCTCTTCCCCAGCCTCTCTGACAACATGTGCCTGAAG CACCATGGTGGAGCCCTGGTGGACATCTATGAGAAGCTGCCCGTTCCCTTTGGGCTTGTGCGTTTTGGAGTGGCCCCAGACCACCCTGAGGTGAAG AACGTGATCCACAGCTTCACGCAGACGGCGCGCTCGGAGCGCTGCGCCTACTACGGGAACGTCACCGTGGGACGGGACGTGACGGTGCCGGAGCTGCAGCGGGCGTACCACGCCGTGGTGCTG AGTTATGGTGCTGAAGACAACCGGGTCCTGGGGATCCCAGGGGAGAACCTCCCTGGTGTTTACTCAGCCCGAGCCTTCGTGGGCTGGTACAACGGGCTGCCTGAGAACCAGGAT CTAAAGCCTGACCTGAGCTGTGAGACAGCGCTGATTCTGGGTCATGGCAACGTGGCACTGGACATTGCCCGcatcctgctgtccccactgcagctcctcagg AAGACAGACATCACTGACAGCTCCCTGGCAGCTCTTGCCTGCAGCAAGGTGAAGCGTGTCTGGCTGGTTGGGAGGAGGGGACCTCTCCAAGTAGCTTTCACCATCAAG GAGCTGCGGGAGATGATAAACCTGCCTGGTACCAGAGCTGTCCTGGACCCTGCCGACTTCACAGGCCTGGAAAGTGCTGTCAAAG ATGCTCCCAGGCCCAGGAAGCGACTGACTGAGCTGATGATCAAAACAGCGCTGGAGAAGCCAGCAgaggtgcaggcagcagcagcagcaggggcagcagcagcaggggcagcagcagcaggggcagcagccCCCCGGGAGTGGGGGCTGAAGTTCCAGCGCAGCCCCCAGGAAGTGCTGCCCAGTGCTGACGGGAGGAGGCCGAGGGGCGTTCGCATGGCCCTGACCCGCCTGGAG GGCTCAGGTGACTCTGCCAGAGCCGTTCCCACTGGAGATGTGGAGGAGCTGGAGTGTGGGCTTGTGCTCAGCAGCATTGGCTACCGGAGCCTGCCGCTGGACCCGGCGGTGCCCTTCGACAGCCGGCGCGGGGTCATCCCCAACAGCTCGGGCAGAGTGCAGGGAGTCCCAG GTTTGTACTGCAGCGGGTGGGTGAAGAGAGGACCCACAGGCGTGATCATCACCACCATGAACGACAGCTTTGACACTgcccagtctgtgctggagGATCTCCAGGGGGGTGTGCTGGATGTCTCCCTCTCCAGAGAAGGTTTTGGGCTGGTGGAGAGCATCCTGCACAGCCGAG GGGTCCGTCCTGTTTCCTTTTCGGACTGGGAGAAGATTGATGCTGCTGAAGTGGCGAGAGGCAAAGCTGCTGGCAAACCCCGGGAGAAGATCGTGGATCCCGCGGAGATGCTGCAAATCATCGGTCACTGA
- the FDXR gene encoding NADPH:adrenodoxin oxidoreductase, mitochondrial isoform X4 — protein MFLGFYCHYWLLLHVSGFQSPWSALLCMLLTRSLLAHPYIHVNIFQHIGLPMFAADRKPKRIHLMSLGVLNLPRNPLLDWSFGHSLISCHVEHHLFPSLSDNMCLKHHGGALVDIYEKLPVPFGLVRFGVAPDHPEVKNVIHSFTQTARSERCAYYGNVTVGRDVTVPELQRAYHAVVLSYGAEDNRVLGIPGENLPGVYSARAFVGWYNGLPENQDLKPDLSCETALILGHGNVALDIARILLSPLQLLRKTDITDSSLAALACSKVKRVWLVGRRGPLQVAFTIKELREMINLPGTRAVLDPADFTGLESAVKDAPRPRKRLTELMIKTALEKPAEVQAAAAAGAAAAGAAAAGAAAPREWGLKFQRSPQEVLPSADGRRPRGVRMALTRLEGSGDSARAVPTGDVEELECGLVLSSIGYRSLPLDPAVPFDSRRGVIPNSSGRVQGVPGLYCSGWVKRGPTGVIITTMNDSFDTAQSVLEDLQGGVLDVSLSREGFGLVESILHSRGVRPVSFSDWEKIDAAEVARGKAAGKPREKIVDPAEMLQIIGH, from the exons ATGTTTCTGGGCTTTTACTGCCACTACTGGCTCCTGCTCCACGTCTCGGGCTTCCAGTCGCCGTGGTCCGCCCTGCTCTGCATGCTGCTCACCCGCTCCCTCCTGGCCCATCCCTACATCCATGTCAACATATTCCAG cacaTTGGCCTCCCCATGTTCGCCGCCGACCGCAAACCCAAACGGATCCACCTCATGAGCCTGGGAGTCCTCAACCTGCCCCGAAACCCCCTCCTGGACTGGTCCTTCGGCCACTCACTCATCAGCTGCCACGTGGAGCATCACCTCTTCCCCAGCCTCTCTGACAACATGTGCCTGAAG CACCATGGTGGAGCCCTGGTGGACATCTATGAGAAGCTGCCCGTTCCCTTTGGGCTTGTGCGTTTTGGAGTGGCCCCAGACCACCCTGAGGTGAAG AACGTGATCCACAGCTTCACGCAGACGGCGCGCTCGGAGCGCTGCGCCTACTACGGGAACGTCACCGTGGGACGGGACGTGACGGTGCCGGAGCTGCAGCGGGCGTACCACGCCGTGGTGCTG AGTTATGGTGCTGAAGACAACCGGGTCCTGGGGATCCCAGGGGAGAACCTCCCTGGTGTTTACTCAGCCCGAGCCTTCGTGGGCTGGTACAACGGGCTGCCTGAGAACCAGGAT CTAAAGCCTGACCTGAGCTGTGAGACAGCGCTGATTCTGGGTCATGGCAACGTGGCACTGGACATTGCCCGcatcctgctgtccccactgcagctcctcagg AAGACAGACATCACTGACAGCTCCCTGGCAGCTCTTGCCTGCAGCAAGGTGAAGCGTGTCTGGCTGGTTGGGAGGAGGGGACCTCTCCAAGTAGCTTTCACCATCAAG GAGCTGCGGGAGATGATAAACCTGCCTGGTACCAGAGCTGTCCTGGACCCTGCCGACTTCACAGGCCTGGAAAGTGCTGTCAAAG ATGCTCCCAGGCCCAGGAAGCGACTGACTGAGCTGATGATCAAAACAGCGCTGGAGAAGCCAGCAgaggtgcaggcagcagcagcagcaggggcagcagcagcaggggcagcagcagcaggggcagcagccCCCCGGGAGTGGGGGCTGAAGTTCCAGCGCAGCCCCCAGGAAGTGCTGCCCAGTGCTGACGGGAGGAGGCCGAGGGGCGTTCGCATGGCCCTGACCCGCCTGGAG GGCTCAGGTGACTCTGCCAGAGCCGTTCCCACTGGAGATGTGGAGGAGCTGGAGTGTGGGCTTGTGCTCAGCAGCATTGGCTACCGGAGCCTGCCGCTGGACCCGGCGGTGCCCTTCGACAGCCGGCGCGGGGTCATCCCCAACAGCTCGGGCAGAGTGCAGGGAGTCCCAG GTTTGTACTGCAGCGGGTGGGTGAAGAGAGGACCCACAGGCGTGATCATCACCACCATGAACGACAGCTTTGACACTgcccagtctgtgctggagGATCTCCAGGGGGGTGTGCTGGATGTCTCCCTCTCCAGAGAAGGTTTTGGGCTGGTGGAGAGCATCCTGCACAGCCGAG GGGTCCGTCCTGTTTCCTTTTCGGACTGGGAGAAGATTGATGCTGCTGAAGTGGCGAGAGGCAAAGCTGCTGGCAAACCCCGGGAGAAGATCGTGGATCCCGCGGAGATGCTGCAAATCATCGGTCACTGA